The genomic stretch GGAATCAGAGGAGCTCCCATAGcctcttcttttcttcacatCTTGCTGAAGtaaagttttgaaaaagaaaaccagaaattcTGCTATTCCCCAGAAGAAATCTGTTAGGAAAGACATTCTCCATGGGGACTGATTCTGGCTGTCCAACACTTGACCATGTAAAACATCTTCCCTCTGGTTGCCTGCTTCCTAGTTACAGAGAGGACCGGACCACCTGTTGTTGCCGTACCTAGCCTCCCACcccctcttgttttttttttaagaggtttATTTAACTCATAGTTCTAGCCATTGAACAGAATGGTGCTAGCAACTGCTTAGTTGTTGGGGAGGAGAGCTGACTTCTGGGAACATCACAATGTGGCAAATGTCATCAGTGTAAGAACTTACATAAGAGGTAAGACTATTAAAGCACGCCAGAAAGCCAGGCAGCTTTAAGGGAAAAGCCTTGATCTTCCTTCTTATGACAATCCACTTTGTTAGGAACCAATCGAGGTCCCAAAAGAATCATACTCCATACTTTAAAGCTGGCACCCAAAACCAACTCCTCTTTTACTAGGTTCTACAATCTCAACACTGCTGCACTAGAACCAAACTTCTAACACATGAACCATGGCCTGGGGCTTGGTCAGTGGCAACACATAATCCCATATGGACACTGAAGTCTAGCCAAACCAGCTAACTGTCTGTGGATGTTTAGCTTTGTGCTTGACATATGAGCATCATGACCATGAAACAAGCGTCCATCTCTTTTTGAACAATCATTTGGATCTCAGCTCAGGTTGCAGGTTCCAGCCACCTTGAGCAGATAGGCACACAGCATTTGCTTTCAATGTACATCAGGCGATCTACTAGCTGTTTGCTTCCTTCCTGCCACTGCACTACTTGCCCAGAAGGGAGTCATCTTGGACCTTACAGGTGATAGAAAAAAACTCACAATTGCAAAACAGAGTAGACCAGGGCTCTGGCTGGCATGAAGGGAATGTCCAGAACAGCCCACAGCCCCTTGAAGTGTTACACCTCAAGAAACAGTTATCTTTGAAGCTGCAGAGATACCCACCAGGACAACTTCTTAAGGCTTTCCcatggtgtaaaaaaaaaaaaaacccaaaatgctaaaacaaacaaccaaaccaaaccaaaccaaaccaaaccaaaccaaaccaaacaaaacaacacaaaacaaaactactacTACCAAGACTTTCATGTTATGATAATGTCAAGGACAGATGCGTTTTTTTGTGGAATTTGAACATTCTTCATATTTtaagtctttctttaaaaatatgataaaaccACAAGTATCAAATTTGGTTGTAGATTAACTCCTCATAGGAATGGAGAACACTAAGCATATAAACCACAATAATTTATACATTTGAAATTTCATTAACCCAGTCTGGCTTGCTCTACTAAGAGTGTGTTAACCATATTTAGTTTTATATCTTTTACTATCCCTTTATCTGAAAATTAATCACTAGCTTTTCCTCTGCAGAAAAATTAAAGGTCTGTCCTAACTCAAACCAAGGAACCAAAATCTTTATGTTGGTGATAGCTTTGACACATTACTTTGAGCCCTGTCATTTGTGCTTGTGACATCTTTACCTATGCTTGGAAGTAATCTCAGTTTTGTCCTAAAGCTATGAGGCTGAAGGGGCTCTCCTGAGGGTTTTCTGTAGAGTAACTGGCCCAACATTTTCATAAACAAATTCGTGGTAGATATCCTCACTCTAGTGGCATATCAGCAGTTACACTGTCTCTATCAGTGGCTATCTGACTTTTAATCAAATAAAGTGGAAGTTCACATACTTCTCCTACATGTTCTCTTTCTGTCACCAAATGATCATTGAACCCAAAAGCCTTCATTCTTCTCAGATGGTAATTTCTGCCCTCCATTAACTGCTTTTGTTTGTATACATGGATGAGACCCACTAACCCATGGTCCTCACTGCCTGCTCCTTTCAGATGCATTAACCTCTAACTTGTTACGGTGTAGTTTGTGGAACCACATCATCCCTTGAGCAGAGCTTACTCAGCTTTTGCAAACCTGTATCTGTACTATTTCCTCCTGTAAGACCTTATTTGCGCTAATGAAACTCAAGTTTTAGCAGGACAGCAAACAAATgaattaatgataataaatacATGGTACGTTGCCACAACTAGGTCCTATGCTAGTTCCGAAAATATAGATTCTAAAAGAAGTAATATTAAGATTGGTCGCTATGCTCATTAGCTCAATAATgagaacaataaacacaaaatgtATCTTTCATTAATTAAGCAAGAATAGTTTGGAAATTTCCAGAATTAGCCCTTTAGCTGAATTATCAGAACCCAAATTACAGTGGCTCCACTCCATAA from Mus caroli chromosome 19, CAROLI_EIJ_v1.1, whole genome shotgun sequence encodes the following:
- the LOC110286092 gene encoding selenoprotein K-like, which translates into the protein MVYVLHGQVLDSQNQSPWRMSFLTDFFWGIAEFLVFFFKTLLQQDVKKRRGYGSSSDSRYGDGRGPPPGNPPQRMGRISHLHGPSPPPMAGG